Proteins from a single region of Chryseobacterium scophthalmum:
- a CDS encoding DUF1294 domain-containing protein yields MNLIAFTIFGLDKWKATQHKRRISEFSLLILTFFGGTVGAILSMMIFRHKVSKKSFLWKFGIIILIQIFLVLFFKFKVLNIKMG; encoded by the coding sequence ATGAATCTCATCGCTTTCACCATTTTCGGATTAGATAAATGGAAGGCAACCCAACACAAAAGAAGGATCTCAGAGTTTTCTTTGCTGATTCTCACGTTTTTTGGAGGAACGGTTGGCGCTATTTTATCCATGATGATCTTCAGACATAAAGTGTCAAAAAAAAGTTTTCTGTGGAAATTTGGAATTATTATTTTAATACAGATCTTTTTGGTATTATTTTTTAAATTTAAAGTATTGAATATTAAAATGGGTTGA
- a CDS encoding type 1 glutamine amidotransferase domain-containing protein, with the protein MSKKIAILATHGFEESEVRSPKEHLEQQGWTAHIVSPKSGTIKAWAEKDWGKEYNVDKTLDEVSASEYDALVLPGGVINPDQLRTNEKALSFVQDFFKQHKPVAAICHGPQILINAGAVEGRNLTSVNSISIDLKNAGAVWEDSEVVVDNGLVTSRTPEDLPAFNAKMVEEINEGKHEDQNL; encoded by the coding sequence ATGTCAAAGAAAATTGCAATCTTAGCAACCCACGGATTTGAAGAAAGTGAAGTAAGATCTCCAAAAGAACATTTAGAACAACAGGGTTGGACGGCTCATATCGTCAGTCCAAAATCAGGAACTATCAAAGCTTGGGCAGAAAAAGACTGGGGAAAGGAATATAATGTTGATAAGACCTTAGATGAAGTTTCCGCCTCAGAATATGATGCATTGGTACTTCCGGGCGGAGTTATCAATCCGGATCAATTAAGAACAAACGAAAAAGCTTTGTCTTTCGTTCAGGATTTTTTCAAACAACATAAACCAGTTGCTGCAATTTGTCACGGTCCACAAATTCTGATCAACGCAGGTGCTGTTGAAGGGAGAAATTTAACGTCTGTCAATTCGATCAGTATCGACCTGAAAAATGCAGGAGCAGTTTGGGAAGACAGTGAAGTTGTTGTAGACAATGGTCTGGTTACAAGCCGTACTCCGGAAGATCTTCCGGCTTTTAATGCTAAAATGGTTGAGGAGATCAATGAAGGGAAGCATGAAGATCAGAATCTTTAA
- a CDS encoding glycoside hydrolase family 3 C-terminal domain-containing protein, giving the protein MLKKTVLLSLFTLISASAMAQNNTTPVYLDESKPVEQRIKDALSRMTLEEKIAMLHAQSKFSSPGVPRLGIPEFWTTDGPHGVRPEVMWDEWDQAGWTNDSIIAYPALTALSATWNKKMSWNYGKALGEEARYRKKDILLGPGVNIYRTPLNGRNFEYMGEDPYLTSKMVVPYIQGVQSNGVATSVKHFALNNQEMFRHTSNVIVDDRTLYEIYLPPFKAAVTEGDSWTIMGAYDMYKNQYASQNQYLLNDILKGEWKYKGVVVSDWGAVNNTEQAIHNGLDVEFGSWTNGLSAGTRNAYDNYYLAKPYLDLIKSGKVGTAELDDKVTRLLRLAYKTTMNTKKPFGNIASEEHKAVAKEIGEEGIVLLKNQNNVLPIDINKAKKIAVIGENAIKVMTVGGGSSSLKVKYETLPLDGIKAKFGKNSDVQYARGYVGDIGGEYNGVKSGQDLKDTRSPEELLKEAVELAKKSDYVIFVGGLNKADFQDSEGNDRKSYGLPYNQDNVISALAKANKNFTVVLITGNAVAMPWIKDVPSVVQGWYLGSEAGNSIASILAGDANPSGKLPFTFPVKLEDNSAHTMGEYPGNKEELAAGKGKDQKNPINITYNEGIFVGYRWHDTKKIKPLFSFGHGLSYTTFEFGKAKADKTSMNQDDKITFTVTVKNTGKKAGAEVAQLYITDVKSSVERPAKELKGFEKVFLNPGEQKEVTFTIDKTALSYFDAQKHDWVAEPGDFEAQIGNSSDAIKTKVKFTLK; this is encoded by the coding sequence ATGTTGAAGAAAACTGTACTTCTAAGTTTGTTTACGTTAATATCTGCCTCTGCAATGGCTCAAAACAATACGACTCCTGTTTATTTAGACGAATCTAAACCTGTTGAACAGCGAATTAAGGACGCACTTTCCAGAATGACTCTGGAAGAAAAAATAGCAATGCTTCACGCACAATCAAAATTCAGTTCTCCCGGTGTTCCAAGATTGGGAATTCCTGAATTTTGGACAACCGACGGTCCACACGGAGTTCGCCCCGAAGTAATGTGGGACGAATGGGATCAGGCTGGATGGACGAATGACTCCATTATCGCCTACCCTGCTTTAACCGCTTTATCAGCAACATGGAACAAGAAAATGTCTTGGAACTATGGTAAAGCATTGGGTGAAGAGGCAAGATACAGAAAAAAAGACATTCTTTTGGGACCTGGAGTAAATATTTACAGAACACCTCTCAACGGAAGAAACTTTGAATATATGGGTGAAGATCCATACTTAACTTCTAAAATGGTAGTTCCTTATATTCAGGGAGTACAATCTAACGGAGTGGCAACTTCTGTAAAACATTTCGCATTAAACAATCAGGAAATGTTCCGTCATACAAGCAACGTTATTGTTGATGACAGAACTTTGTATGAAATTTACCTTCCGCCTTTCAAAGCAGCAGTAACTGAAGGAGATTCCTGGACGATTATGGGCGCTTACGATATGTACAAAAATCAGTATGCAAGCCAAAACCAATATCTTTTAAATGATATTCTTAAAGGAGAATGGAAATATAAAGGGGTTGTGGTTTCAGATTGGGGTGCAGTAAACAATACCGAACAAGCCATTCATAACGGGTTGGATGTAGAATTCGGAAGCTGGACAAACGGTCTTTCTGCAGGAACAAGAAATGCATACGACAATTATTATTTAGCAAAACCATATTTAGACCTTATTAAATCAGGAAAAGTAGGAACTGCAGAGCTAGACGATAAAGTGACAAGACTTTTACGTTTAGCTTATAAAACTACGATGAATACCAAAAAGCCTTTTGGAAACATCGCTTCTGAAGAGCATAAAGCCGTAGCAAAAGAAATCGGTGAAGAAGGAATTGTTCTGTTGAAAAACCAAAACAACGTACTTCCAATCGACATCAATAAGGCAAAGAAAATTGCGGTAATTGGTGAGAATGCGATCAAAGTAATGACTGTAGGTGGAGGTTCTTCTTCATTAAAAGTAAAATATGAAACGTTACCTTTAGACGGAATTAAAGCTAAATTCGGTAAAAATTCAGATGTACAATATGCAAGGGGTTATGTAGGAGATATCGGTGGCGAATACAACGGTGTAAAATCTGGTCAGGATTTGAAAGACACCCGTTCTCCGGAAGAATTACTAAAAGAAGCTGTTGAATTGGCAAAAAAATCTGATTACGTTATTTTCGTAGGTGGATTAAACAAAGCTGATTTCCAGGATAGCGAAGGAAACGACAGAAAAAGTTATGGACTTCCATACAATCAAGATAATGTGATCTCGGCTTTAGCAAAAGCTAACAAGAACTTTACCGTTGTTTTGATTACAGGAAATGCAGTAGCAATGCCTTGGATTAAAGACGTGCCTTCTGTAGTTCAGGGTTGGTATTTGGGTTCTGAAGCAGGAAATTCTATCGCTTCTATTTTGGCAGGTGATGCCAATCCTTCAGGAAAATTACCGTTTACATTCCCTGTAAAACTGGAAGATAATTCGGCTCACACAATGGGTGAATATCCTGGAAACAAAGAAGAGTTGGCTGCAGGAAAAGGTAAAGATCAGAAAAATCCGATCAACATTACATACAACGAAGGAATATTCGTGGGTTATCGTTGGCACGACACCAAAAAAATCAAGCCTTTATTCAGCTTTGGTCATGGTTTAAGCTACACCACTTTCGAGTTTGGAAAAGCAAAAGCCGATAAAACAAGCATGAATCAGGATGATAAAATTACCTTTACAGTAACTGTAAAAAATACAGGTAAAAAAGCTGGTGCAGAAGTCGCTCAGTTATACATTACCGATGTAAAATCATCAGTTGAACGTCCTGCAAAAGAACTGAAAGGTTTTGAAAAAGTATTTTTAAATCCTGGTGAACAGAAAGAAGTAACCTTTACAATTGATAAAACTGCTTTAAGTTATTTTGACGCTCAGAAACACGACTGGGTTGCAGAACCTGGAGATTTTGAAGCGCAAATCGGAAATTCTTCTGATGCAATTAAAACTAAGGTGAAATTTACTTTGAAGTAA